The Flavobacterium sp. 102 genomic interval TTGACGCGTCAACGGTTGGTAATTGTATTTGTTCTGCGATGCATTTCCTAAAAAACTGAATTGCCATCTTTTATTTGGACTAAAATTAACGTTGGTTTGTACGTCCATAAAAGTTGGTCGGAAATTGGTTTGCGTTTCCTGACTGTTTACAAAAAGTGAGTTGTCGCGGTAACGAATTCCGGTTATGGCTGACCATTTTTTATTTTTCGAAATACCTTCTCCGGTTACACTTCCGCCTAACAAGCTGGCTTCGGCTGTCAGGCTATATTTTGTTGGTTTACGGTAAGTAATATCTAAAACAGAAGACATTTTATCGCCATATTTCGCTTGAAAGCCACCGGCAGAAAAATCGACGTTTTGGACCATATCGGTATTGGTAAAACTCAATCCTTCTTGTTGACCGGAACGCACTAAAAACGGACGATAGACTTCTATTTCGTTGACATAAACTAAGTTTTCATCGTAATTTCCACCACGGACGTTGTAACCCGAACTTAATTCGTTGTTAGCATTTACGCCTGCAAAAGTTTTCAAAACGCTTTCTACTCCGGGCATGGCGCTAGGATTTTTACGAATAGTTTCCGGTTCGATTGAGGTAATTCCTTGAACTCGTCTTTTACTACTGGTAATTACCACATCATTTAGTTGCTCGGCTTTTTCACTCATTACTACATGGTATTCTAAGTTTTCGGCAGGTTTTAATTGAAAAGTTGCTGTTATACTTTTTAACGATGTATGTGTAAACACCAAGACCACTTTTTGATTGGCCGGAACAGATATTTCATAGAAACCGTTTGCATCGGTAGTCGCTGATCTGGTTTGGTAACTTACGTTAACATTTTCAACTGGTCTGTTATTTTCATCGAGTACGACTCCGGCGACTTTAGCCGTTTGATTTTGGGCAAAAGTGATGCAACTGAACGCTAAAAAAAGGAGCGTAAAAAGGAATTGATTTGTTCTCAAAGGATATAATTAAGGTTTTTGACTTCTAAAAAAATGTGTTTCAAAGATAGTAGAATTTCCAACATTATCCTTAACGACGACTTTTAAATCGTTTTTCCCTTCGGCTACTATACCATCTGAAAAGCGATGAATCAGTTTTTTAGTTTTGGGTTCATATTCCAATAAAATCCATTTGTCGTTGAGCGTGCCTTCGTAGCTTTTGATGCCTGACAAATCATCGGAAATCGTGAATATCAATTCGTTTTGTTGGCTAATCCATTTACCACCGATTTTCTTATCAATTTTGATTTTTGGCGGCATACTGTCTTTGAATAATTTGTAATCTCCCAAATATTTGGAATAAACAGTAAACGAATTTTTGTAGCGTTTAGTATGGTAATAGTAGATTTTTTTACCATCAATGGAACCGATAAACATTTTTTGTCTTTCTTTTTCGGCAGTAATACTGTCTTCAAAAGTTATCGTCATATTGGCAAAAGCCGGTTCCAAATCATCATGCAAATGCAACAATCCGTTTTTGACTTCAAAATCCATGTAGAAATCTTTTAGAAAAGCATTCGCCGGAATAGAAACAGTGACATTTTCTAATGAAAAAACATTTTCTTTATTGGTTTTGACTAAATATTTGGATGTAATTGGCTCTTCGTATACTTTAGAAGGTAATGGTGAATAGTCAATCGGGATAAAAACTCTAGTCACATTTTCGCTAAAATCGGCTATTTCAATTTTATAGTTTTGAGTTACATTGGAAGTAACTGAAATGATTCCTCCATTGGTTCCGGATTGGATTATACTCAGTGGATATGCATTTTCAGCAAACAGTTTCTGAACGCGTTGTCCTAACTTTTTATAGCGACTGTAATCAATTAGCGCATTGACATAACGCGTTTCATCGAAAGCAAAAGTGTCAAACTTGTAACTAAAATTGGTTTTGCCGTTCAGAAAAGTTTGCACTCTAAAAATTCCATTTGCATTCCAGGAAACATCATCATAGTCAAAAGTGGTAATTCCGAAACCGATTTTCCCTGTCGCCAACACTTTTTCGGCGATATAACTTCCGTCTGCTTGTTGTGAAATACTGACCGCAATTGGTCTTTTTGATTGATTGACTATCGAATTATTGTCTAAAGGATAAACAAACAAGCTGTTAAGAATTGGTCTTTTCGAATCGGTTATTGCCGAATCGAAGCCGAAATACATCGGATTGATAATTTTCTCGGATTGGGTGTCGCGAATTTCAAAATGCAAATGCGGACCATCAGAACCGCCTGTATTTCCGGAAATTGCGATAACATCATCTTTTTTGACTAATAAATCCGTGGAAGAAAATGTTAAATCAATTTCATACGATTTCGCTTTATACTGTTCGCTTTTAATTAACTTTTCAACTTCACCGTATCCCGATTGTAAATGTCCATAAACAGAGGTATAACCATTAGAATGGGTAATGTAAATGGCTTTCCCATAACCATTTTCGGCTATTTTAATTCGGGAAATATAACCATCAGCTACGGCATAAACATTGAATCCTTCTTTTTTTTGGGTTTTAAAATCGAAACCTGAGTGAAAATGATTGGGTCTTAATTCGCCAAAGTTGCCCGAAAGCTGCAAAGGAATATCCAAAGGAGAACGAAAATAGTCCTTTGGATACTGATTTTGGCTTAAAACCAAAGTTGAATAACAACACAAAAACAAGATATATTTCATCCAAAAGTTGTTTTAGCTAAGATACAAAAAAGTGAGTTAAAATTTACAATCGTGATTTTTAATTTATAACTCGTTAAAAAACAAAATATTATAATTTCATTTAAAAACAAGGAATAAATAATTGTCAAAAATATTGTGCAAACAAAATAGAATCCTAACTTTGTAAAGTAAGTAATGAATAAAGTAATTTATGAGTGAAATTGCAGAAATAATTGATTCTGTTGAAAATAGGATTGAAAAACTTTTTATGAAAATAGACAGTTTGGAGAAAAATTCTATGGCATTAAGAACAGAATTGCAAGAAGCTTCAAAATTGATTCAAAAGAAAACTGACGAAATCACAGCATTGAAATCAGAATGTGAATCCCTCAAAATGGCCAATTCATTATTAGGCGGTGAAGAAAATAAAAGAGATACAAAGCTTAAAATAAATTCATTAATCAGAGAGATCGATTACTGTATAGCGCAGTTATCAGACTAAAATATGGAGGATAAGCTTAAAATAAAGTTATCAATAGCCGACAGAGTTTACCCGTTAACGGTAGATCTTTCGCAAGAAGAAGGACTGAGAAGTGCTTCCAAAAAAATTGATGCGATGATTAAGCAATTCGAAGAAAACTATGCCGTTCGCGACAAACAAGATGTATTGGCCATGTGCGCTTTACAATTTGCCTCGCAAGTAGAACAAAAGCAAGTGGATAATTCCATTGACGGTACAGAAACTCTGGACAGATTAAAAAAAATTAATGATTTATTGTTCGACTATCTCGATAAAAAATAACGTTCTTAACATAGATTACAATACCGCCTACATTAGATTTTAATTGGTAAACTCAACACTAACAATTTAGAATGAGCAAATCATCGTTACTAAAGCACGCCACTTTTATCGTGGATCCTTGACCAACGAGTTAGCTCAAAACTTGTCCTTACGAGTTTATGCATTCACCTAATGTAGGCTTTTTTTATATATAAACACAATCAAAACATGGAAATTACATTAACTATAATTGCGTTAATCGTTGGCGTTGCCGGAGGTTTTGGAATTGCAAAATTCCTAGAAAAAAGCAACGTCTCTAATATGATTAAAAACGCTAAAAAAGAGGCTACCTCTATCTTAAGAGATGCTAACGTTGAGGCTGAAAACATTAAGAAAGACAAACTACTTCAAGCCAAAGAGAAGTTTTTAGAATTAAAATCAGAGCATGAAAAAGAGATTTTAAACAAAGACAAAAAAATAGCCGAAGTAGAGAAGAGAACACGCGATAAAGAATCTCAAGTATCGAGCGAATTGGCCAAAGCCAAAAAAGTCAATGACGATTACGAAGCCAAAACAAATGAATACAATAGTAAAATAGAGCTGTTAGACAAGAAACAACAAGAGCTTGAAAAACTACACAAAAGTCAGGTAGAGCAATTGGAAGTGATTTCAGGTCTGTCTGCTGAAGATGCTCGTGAGCAATTGGTAGAAAGCTTGAAAGCGGAAGCCAAAACCAAAGCGATGTCGCATATCCAAGACACCATTGAAGAAGCTAAATTAACAGCGCAACAAGAAGCTAAAAAAGTTATCATCAATACCATTCAACGTGTTGGAACGGAAGAAGCAGTAGAAAACTGTGTATCGGTGTTCAATATCGAATCAGATGACGTTAAAGGAAGAATCATTGGTCGTGAAGGAAGAAACATCCGTGCTTTAGAGGCCGCTACCGGTGTTGAAATTATTGTTGACGATACTCCGGAAGCAATTATCTTATCGTGTTTTGATCCGGTGAGAAGAGAAATTGCTCGTTTGTCATTACACAAATTGGTAACTGACGGCAGAATTCACCCGGCGAGAATTGAAGAAGTAGTGGCCAAAACGACGAAACAAATCGACGATGAAATCATTGAAGTTGGTAAACGTACAGTTATTGATCTAGGAATTCACGGTTTACATCCTGAATTGATTAAAGTAGTTGGTAGAATGAAATACCGTTCCTCATACGGACAAAACTTATTACAACACTCGCGTGAAGTTTCCAAGCTTTGCGGAATCATGGCCGCTGAATTAGGATTGAATGTAAAATTAGCAAAACGCGCCGGTTTACTACACGATATTGGTAAAGTACCAGATACAGAAAGTGATTTACCACACGCCCTATTAGGAATGCAATGGGCTGAGAAATATGGCGAAAAAGAAGAAGTTTGCAACGCGATTGGAGCGCACCATGACGAGATTGAAATGAAATATTTGATTTCTCCGATTATTCAGGTGTGTGATGCAATTTCAGGCGCAAGACCAGGCGCAAGACGTCAAGTACTTGATTCTTATATCCAAAGACTAAAAGACTTGGAAAACATTGCCTTTGGCTTTACCGGCGTTAAGAATGCTTACGCAATTCAGGCCGGTCGCGAACTACGTGTGATTGTAGAAAGTGAAAAAGTAAGTGACGATATGGCTTCTAACCTATCATTTGAAATTTCACAAAAGATTCAAACGGAGATGACTTATCCGGGGCAAGTAAAAATCACTGTAATCAGAGAAACAAGAGCGGTGAATATCGCTAAATAATTAAAAGTACTGCATAAAAAAGGCGACCAATAGTGGACTTAACCCCAAAAGTTGGACGGTTAAAAATTAATTAAGATTTTTTGAATGAGCTCGGTATTGTATCGGGCTCATTCCATTTAAGTTAAGCCTTATTCTATCGTTGTTATAGTATTTTATATACTCTATAATATCTTTATTTAATTCTGCTATAGAATCATACTTTTTAAGATAAAACAGTTCAGATTTTAGCGTTCCAAAGAAGTTCTCTATAATTGCATTATCTAGGCAGTTTCCTTTTCTGGACATACTAGCACTTATGTTTTTTCGTTTAAGCATAAATTGATATGCTTTCATTTGGTATTGCCAACCTTGATCTGAGTGCAATATCAATGTTTTATCACTTTTATTACGCTTACATTTTTTTAGCATATCTATAACCTGTTTGATATTTGGGCTCTCCGAAGTT includes:
- a CDS encoding M23 family metallopeptidase, with product MKYILFLCCYSTLVLSQNQYPKDYFRSPLDIPLQLSGNFGELRPNHFHSGFDFKTQKKEGFNVYAVADGYISRIKIAENGYGKAIYITHSNGYTSVYGHLQSGYGEVEKLIKSEQYKAKSYEIDLTFSSTDLLVKKDDVIAISGNTGGSDGPHLHFEIRDTQSEKIINPMYFGFDSAITDSKRPILNSLFVYPLDNNSIVNQSKRPIAVSISQQADGSYIAEKVLATGKIGFGITTFDYDDVSWNANGIFRVQTFLNGKTNFSYKFDTFAFDETRYVNALIDYSRYKKLGQRVQKLFAENAYPLSIIQSGTNGGIISVTSNVTQNYKIEIADFSENVTRVFIPIDYSPLPSKVYEEPITSKYLVKTNKENVFSLENVTVSIPANAFLKDFYMDFEVKNGLLHLHDDLEPAFANMTITFEDSITAEKERQKMFIGSIDGKKIYYYHTKRYKNSFTVYSKYLGDYKLFKDSMPPKIKIDKKIGGKWISQQNELIFTISDDLSGIKSYEGTLNDKWILLEYEPKTKKLIHRFSDGIVAEGKNDLKVVVKDNVGNSTIFETHFFRSQKP
- a CDS encoding cell division protein ZapA → MEDKLKIKLSIADRVYPLTVDLSQEEGLRSASKKIDAMIKQFEENYAVRDKQDVLAMCALQFASQVEQKQVDNSIDGTETLDRLKKINDLLFDYLDKK
- the rny gene encoding ribonuclease Y; the encoded protein is MEITLTIIALIVGVAGGFGIAKFLEKSNVSNMIKNAKKEATSILRDANVEAENIKKDKLLQAKEKFLELKSEHEKEILNKDKKIAEVEKRTRDKESQVSSELAKAKKVNDDYEAKTNEYNSKIELLDKKQQELEKLHKSQVEQLEVISGLSAEDAREQLVESLKAEAKTKAMSHIQDTIEEAKLTAQQEAKKVIINTIQRVGTEEAVENCVSVFNIESDDVKGRIIGREGRNIRALEAATGVEIIVDDTPEAIILSCFDPVRREIARLSLHKLVTDGRIHPARIEEVVAKTTKQIDDEIIEVGKRTVIDLGIHGLHPELIKVVGRMKYRSSYGQNLLQHSREVSKLCGIMAAELGLNVKLAKRAGLLHDIGKVPDTESDLPHALLGMQWAEKYGEKEEVCNAIGAHHDEIEMKYLISPIIQVCDAISGARPGARRQVLDSYIQRLKDLENIAFGFTGVKNAYAIQAGRELRVIVESEKVSDDMASNLSFEISQKIQTEMTYPGQVKITVIRETRAVNIAK